A single Candidatus Sulfotelmatobacter sp. DNA region contains:
- the allE gene encoding (S)-ureidoglycine aminohydrolase produces the protein MSDLQVEAPNVGRGRAGGERNPMPQQGLVTSRVVVERNFCLLPPEGVPASVLPEWTATTARILAAPALGARFAMYLFEVGAEGGAGHKLPDGIEGFIYVLDGALELDLNSRGHRMSAGGFAYLTPGSRFRVHVKQRARVLCLKKRFQAFDHNPPHDVVGTEGEVKGEPFMDVQELLLKKLLPDDVSYDMAMNIFTFPPGFSLPITETHVMEHGLYMLQGQGVYYLGDRWMEVKAGDFIWMGPFCPQSFYATSSEPARYIYYKDVNRDVEL, from the coding sequence ATGAGCGATCTCCAGGTGGAAGCGCCGAATGTAGGGCGCGGGCGAGCGGGAGGCGAGCGAAATCCGATGCCGCAACAGGGATTGGTCACGAGCCGCGTGGTGGTGGAGCGCAACTTCTGCCTGCTTCCGCCCGAGGGCGTTCCCGCGAGCGTGCTGCCCGAATGGACCGCCACCACCGCGCGCATTCTCGCCGCGCCGGCGCTGGGCGCGCGTTTCGCGATGTACCTGTTCGAGGTCGGCGCCGAGGGCGGCGCAGGTCACAAGCTGCCGGATGGCATCGAAGGCTTCATCTACGTGCTCGACGGCGCCCTCGAGCTGGATCTCAACAGCCGCGGCCACCGGATGAGCGCCGGCGGTTTCGCCTATCTCACGCCGGGCTCGCGATTCCGGGTGCACGTCAAGCAGCGCGCGCGGGTTCTGTGCCTGAAGAAGCGCTTCCAGGCGTTCGACCACAATCCGCCGCACGACGTGGTCGGCACGGAGGGCGAGGTGAAGGGCGAGCCGTTCATGGACGTCCAGGAGCTGCTGCTCAAGAAGCTGCTGCCCGACGATGTCAGCTACGACATGGCGATGAACATCTTCACCTTCCCGCCGGGATTTTCGCTGCCGATCACCGAGACCCACGTGATGGAGCACGGCCTCTACATGTTGCAGGGCCAGGGCGTCTATTACCTGGGCGACCGTTGGATGGAAGTGAAAGCCGGCGACTTCATCTGGATGGGCCCCTTCTGCCCGCAGTCGTTCTACGCCACCAGCTCCGAGCCGGCGCGTTACATCTACTACAAGGACGTGAATCGCGACGTCGAGCTGTAG
- a CDS encoding protein kinase, which produces MDSLVGRTLSRYRLLERVGAGSMGVVYRAHDERLGRDVAIKVLPESTLVDDASRTRFRQEAMALSRLNHANIETALDFDSDSGTDFLVTEFVPGHSLEKRLERGPLDESEVVAIGIQIAEALEAAHDQGVIHRDLKPSNVLLTPKGQVKLLDFGLARLHDAAGETAATVSGPRGAAFAGTLAYGAPELFGGAAASARSDVYALGVVLFELATGHRPHEETLIPALIYSIVHSPAPSPRALRPELSEGFSQIVLAALATDPGRRTPTARRVADQLRGGSGAKAALASEPQPIRSLAVMPLANLSGDPAQEFFADGMTDALIASLARIGALRVISRTSVMTYKGARKPLPQIAREVDVDAIVEGAVLRSGERVRITAHLVRAANDSQLWSESYERDIGDILRLQSDVAQAIADSIKVHVTAEERERLADERAVNPEAHLAYLRGRYLWNKWTPDELRAAIEQFRQALGIDPSYALAYAGLADCYGVLGNINAMPHDEAYASARAMALKGLELDDTVAELHGSLGYVLRFRDWDWAGAERELRRSVELNPGYANGLRWHAQLLSSLGRHAEAIVESRRALEMDPLSLIIYAAVGDVYFFARQYDRAIEYYRRSTALDPSFLPGHTDLARAYEQKGMLDEAIAEYKLSIALERSDPGMSAGLAHTYALAGRKEESREILGRLIERARREFAPTFGIATIHACLGEVDAAFEWLDQAYARRDGALGLLKVHPRLDGLRGDPRFAALLKKMRLDD; this is translated from the coding sequence GTGGATTCACTGGTCGGCCGCACGCTTTCCCGCTATCGCCTGCTGGAGCGGGTCGGCGCCGGCTCGATGGGCGTGGTCTATCGCGCGCACGACGAACGGCTCGGTCGCGACGTGGCGATCAAGGTGCTGCCCGAATCCACGCTGGTCGACGACGCTTCGCGCACCCGTTTCCGACAGGAGGCGATGGCCCTGTCGCGTCTCAACCACGCCAACATCGAGACCGCGCTCGATTTCGACAGTGATTCCGGCACCGACTTCCTGGTCACCGAGTTCGTGCCCGGGCACTCGCTCGAGAAGCGGCTGGAGCGCGGACCGCTCGACGAGTCCGAGGTGGTGGCGATCGGCATTCAGATCGCCGAGGCGCTCGAGGCGGCGCACGATCAGGGCGTGATCCATCGCGATCTCAAGCCCTCCAACGTGCTGCTGACTCCGAAGGGCCAGGTCAAGCTGCTCGACTTCGGCCTCGCGCGCTTGCACGACGCGGCCGGCGAGACCGCCGCCACGGTGAGCGGACCGCGCGGGGCCGCGTTCGCCGGCACGCTGGCCTACGGCGCGCCCGAGTTGTTCGGCGGCGCTGCGGCCAGCGCCCGGAGCGACGTGTACGCGCTGGGCGTGGTGTTGTTCGAGCTGGCAACCGGCCACCGCCCGCACGAGGAAACGCTGATCCCGGCCCTGATCTATTCGATCGTCCACTCGCCGGCGCCATCGCCGCGCGCGTTGCGCCCCGAGCTGAGCGAAGGTTTCTCCCAGATCGTGCTGGCCGCGCTGGCGACGGATCCCGGCCGGCGCACCCCGACCGCGCGGCGCGTGGCCGACCAGCTGCGCGGCGGGAGCGGCGCGAAAGCTGCCCTCGCGAGCGAGCCACAGCCGATCCGCTCGCTGGCGGTGATGCCGCTCGCCAATCTCTCCGGCGATCCGGCGCAGGAGTTCTTCGCCGACGGCATGACCGACGCGCTGATCGCGAGCCTGGCCCGCATCGGCGCCCTGCGCGTGATCTCGCGCACGTCGGTGATGACCTACAAGGGGGCGAGAAAGCCGCTTCCGCAGATCGCGCGAGAGGTGGACGTGGACGCCATCGTCGAGGGCGCGGTGCTCCGTTCGGGTGAGCGCGTGCGGATCACCGCGCACCTGGTGCGCGCCGCCAACGACAGCCAGCTGTGGAGCGAGAGCTACGAGCGCGACATCGGCGACATCCTGCGCTTGCAGTCGGACGTGGCCCAGGCGATCGCCGACAGCATCAAAGTCCATGTGACCGCCGAGGAGCGCGAGCGGCTCGCGGACGAGCGCGCCGTGAATCCCGAAGCGCATCTCGCCTATCTGCGCGGCCGCTACCTGTGGAACAAATGGACGCCGGACGAGCTGCGCGCCGCCATCGAGCAGTTCCGGCAAGCGCTGGGGATCGATCCCAGCTACGCGCTCGCCTACGCCGGCCTCGCCGACTGTTACGGCGTGCTCGGCAACATCAACGCCATGCCCCACGACGAGGCGTACGCCAGCGCCCGCGCGATGGCGCTGAAGGGGCTCGAGCTGGACGACACGGTGGCGGAGCTCCACGGCTCGCTGGGCTACGTGCTGCGCTTCCGCGACTGGGACTGGGCCGGCGCCGAGCGTGAGCTGCGGCGCAGTGTCGAGCTGAATCCCGGCTACGCCAACGGCCTGCGCTGGCACGCCCAGCTGCTCTCGAGCCTCGGCCGGCATGCCGAGGCGATCGTCGAGTCACGCCGCGCGCTCGAGATGGATCCGCTCTCGCTGATCATCTACGCGGCGGTCGGCGACGTCTACTTCTTCGCCCGCCAGTACGATCGGGCCATCGAATACTACCGGCGCAGCACCGCGCTGGATCCGAGCTTCCTGCCCGGGCACACGGACCTCGCGCGCGCCTATGAGCAGAAGGGAATGCTCGACGAGGCGATCGCCGAGTACAAGCTCTCGATCGCGCTCGAGCGCAGCGACCCCGGCATGTCGGCGGGGCTCGCCCACACCTACGCCCTGGCCGGGCGGAAGGAGGAGTCGCGCGAGATTCTCGGGCGGCTGATCGAGCGGGCACGCCGCGAATTCGCCCCGACCTTCGGCATCGCCACCATTCATGCCTGTCTGGGCGAGGTCGACGCGGCCTTCGAGTGGCTCGATCAGGCGTACGCGCGTCGCGACGGCGCGCTCGGCCTGCTCAAGGTGCACCCGCGACTGGACGGCCTGCGCGGCGATCCCCGGTTCGCGGCGCTGCTGAAGAAGATGAGGCTCGACGACTAG